The window AATTTTTTCACtaatccattttttttcatgtagatGACAAAAGCTCCTgaaccaaaaaagaaaaaacttaaattattacaaaatctTGTTGTCGATGAACCTGTTGAAACACAGAAGAAAAAGAAAGGCGAAAAGATACCTAAGGAGCAAACAGTACAATTTAATGAAGAAGatgaaattcatgaaattgCTAATGATATTGATATGGAACAAGAAACTACTGAACCTGAGAGtaagttgaaaataatacattATTTTATTTACTGTGTAGCAACTGAGATCTATTACCTTCATGCTTTGTCAGGGAAGGTATTTTTAAATAGGTTTTTAATATTGGTTTCTTTTTCAGCTCTATCTAAAAGACCTATCACTTATCAAATGGCTAAAAATAAAGGTCTCACACCTCATAGAAAGAAAGAGCAGAGGAATCCAAGAGTTAAACATAGGAATAAGTATAGGAAAGCTCAAATTCGCAGGAAGGGCGCTGTAAGTTTCTTAACTttaacttgtgttttttttgcTCAAATGATGTTCTTTTCTAGGTACGTGATGTTAGACATGAAACTCACAGGTATGGAGGAGAAATTAGTGGTATTAACACTCATGTTTTGAAAGGTATCAAACTGAAAGTTTAgtcttttgaaaaaatgtatataggttaaggtttttatgaaatatattctGTATAGATATTTTTTAATGTTATTCATTAAAGAAATTTGTTTTgagcaattttttattttgtatcgAACTCCTCTTCACTATTATTATTTGTGGCGCAACAATAGTATATTGCATAAACTGCTTTATGCTCTTCAAGAGCTGTAAAAGTAATTAGAAATGAAtaatatcatttaaaaaaaatatatatatacattatagttttatttaaaatatttacatagcatctttattcttctttaaaagTTTTCTTCGTATAAGATTTGTTATATTTCCGTCAACATTGCTGATTGGCTGTCCTTTCCTGATTGAAagctgaaaaattataaataatgagAAAAAGTACTGATCTGAAGACAGGAAAAttgctcttataatattatccCCTTTTGATATATGTTATTAGACTTAAAATTTAATCATAGATTCCTctcatgaaattaatttcatcatGTGAAAGTTACAAAGAATAACATTCTTTTTGGAATTTTAACATCTTTCACCTGAGCTTAAAATggcaaatgaagaaaaaaatatttgataagaAGAATCCATAGCTGAATTTGATGTACCACTTCAAGACTCGCCTTGTATATTGCCATTAAAATATGTCCATTTCGGATGATATCGATCTTtccaataaatcattttctaaGAGTAAAAACTACTTTTTCAGTGAAATTGGACAGATAGTTTctgatattttggaaatttacaAAGGGAAAATGTTTATCTATCAATGATACTATTTTCTCGTATTTTTTTCCACTATTTTGCAACTGATTTCAATTTGGTCAGAtgggtatttttttaattatttagcAAACAACATTTTAGATGCAAATAACTCCGAAACCACGGAATGGATTTTGCACATTATCTaacctatcctgaaaatttaaaGTCTCTAACACATTTCTTTTGAGAGTTATAAACGGAATCGATTTTGACCTTGGAACCaatcatttgagaaaattcttaATTAAAAAACTACAAACATTTGGGTAAAACTATCTAGACATTGGAATATTTGTTTTCTAGTAACCAACTTTACAAACCTCAATTTCTTGGAGAAGCGTTATCTCTTGACCCCCACATATAAGGTTTGTAACTTTACAATCTTTGGGGCTGCCAATTCTTCCTACTCTTCCGATACGATGCAGATAATCGGCAGCATGAAGTGGGAATTCGTAATTCACAACATGCTTTATATCAATAGTATCTAAACCTCTGGATCCTATATCAGTTGCTGATAGGATTCTTGTCTTGCCTTCTACAAAATCATTCCACTGTTGAATTCTTATATAGTAATTCATATCACCATTGATATTTGAACATGTTAGACCATTCTCTCTTAAAAACATGGCCAACCAATTGCATGTTTCATTACGATTAGTGAATATCAAAAGTGGCTCTTTATTTGATTTTGCTATATGAAGCATCTGACCAACTTTTCCACTCCttgaaattctaaaaaatttttgGGGTACATGAAGTAGAGGCCTGTGAATCTCTGGTGAGATGACCTCAACTAAAGCAGATTCAATGGGCTTTAAACTATCAGGTAAATATTTTGGTAGTGTTGCTGAAACTAACACTAATCTTGACTGTGCTACTCTTCTTAATAAAACACTAATTCTTTCATCAAAACTATCGTCTGTTAGAGTATCTGCTTCGTCTAAAACTGTATGTTGAACATTTTGCAATTTATATATTCCTACAGTTGATAATTTTCCAATAGCACCAGGTGTTGCAACCAATATATCAATCTTTTCAAAATGTGGATTCatcatattcttttttattttaccTCCTGTCAATATTTTTACTTTCAAATCTAAAGGCTCCGCCAAGATATTTGCCATTTCTCCAATTTGAAAGGCTAGTTCTCTACTAGGTACTAAAACAAGGATTCGAGGTGAATTCAGTGCATCATTATTACTATCTTTCATGGAAGCGATGGTTTGCAATAAGGGAAGTAAATAACAAATAGTTTTTCCACATCCTGTTTCTGCACCTAATAAAACATGATTGTTTTCAAACAATTCAGGTATCGCTTCTGCTTGATAACTGGTTgctttcataatattttcctttTCTAATGTTTTTATTAATTCCGGCATAATATTCAACTGGCTGAAAGGAATTTTAGGTTTCTTATATTCATTTTCCTCAGCGATtggatttatcataaaaaagtCCCCTTTAGACTTGTGGTGGTTCCACCCTTTGGAAGCTAAGGGTATTGGTTCTAAATTACTGTATTTTGTGTTAACGTAATGGTTTAATCTCTGGTTTTTGCAAGAAATCAAGCAGTGATTTTCTTTTTTATCCAGTATATGACGTCTGTGCAGAGTGGAAGTATTTCTAAAAagtctttgaaatattttattcggCTGCATTTTCAACCATAAAAAatcacagataacagagtagaataaaaaatgaaaatatttatataatttagATTTTATGATTTGTGACTGTGAGGTTATTGAGGTTATAAAGATTACACCACAGAGAATATGTAATGACCATAGAAAtaacgaaattatttttctttataaaagaaatgtaaaaaaataagttttaaattattatatttgaaaattcatctaTACAAGTATTTCAAAATGAAGCTTATTTACAATTTATATAATAAGtactaaattaaaaattatttttcattttcatcactATCAGAATCAATTGCATTATCACTATCAGAGTCATCACTGTCGCTGTACATTTCAACCATGGCCGGCACTCGATTTGTGTTCATAGGTAAATCATCATCGACAACTTCTTCTAATTGCCGCTTGTTATTGTCGAAATTGGGCCAAATATTGTCTTGTTTGTAGTACTTAATATGTTCACTGGTCAAAATTCTAACTATTTCACCCTTCACCTTAACACCTTCTTGAATGGGCTCTATTATAATGAAATCACCACGTTTGATCCAGATATTCTTCCTGAATTTCGTCGGCATGGAAACCAGAAACCTGGTTTTATCTGCTGTCTCCACTTCATGAAGATTATTTCCTTTACTTTCAACGATTTTTACTATTTGTTGGTTCTCTGTTGGTGGGGAGTAGTCGTCTATCTCTCTAAGAACGTGTTTTCTCTTAGTTGCTCGTGACATATCTGCAAAATGAATGGTTTTCATAATTAACATTCCAAAATAATAATGGGATTAAAACTATAAACTGTTCAATATACTGAATACTAAAAGAAAAAGATTTAGCtgtatcaaaattgaaaaaatcaatctcACAACAAATTATCTTCACTCTTATCCAACACAAAGAATACatacaatttcaaatataaaaaacccAGGAGTTTATGAGCACTACGTTGACAATAGCCCTTTCTTCCCAATGATAAATTTAGAAATCCTACACCCAGTCCCTaaagaaagaaaattatttaaaGTTAATACATATAAACTTCtaaatcaacaacaacaattCTTTATGTAACAAACGGTTgtctttttttttgaggaaatttttttGTATGTACCTGCAGTTGTCTCTTACCACTGATTCCAAAGACCTAAAGCCTCCACtcttaaataaataattttcacttGGTAGAAGTTGCCCTTTCAAAGTATGTTGCTAACTGACTAAATTTTGTgtgagaaattaatatttatccCATTCTTCTAGAATTATGACTAATAACGTTGGCCCTTGGATTCATAAACGAATGgtcatttaataataattactACCTAATACtaatttgataataatttttgaaatcgaaaaacCCCGGTAAACTACAAAAATGCTTAGGTAATGGGTTTCGATTGATGATGACTAATTGCCGCACCTACCCATTAGGGCCTAGATatgggggggtaattacccccaagacttccaaaatataaaatttcagaatttttagaactgaactgagttattagCATCGAAAAATCGGCTGTGCAGTGTTGAacaatttaatgtgtttcattcgAATAAGAAAGGATATATGATTCTAGTTTTAGGCAGAATTTGATGAACTTCGTATCAAATTTTAGTACGTTGAATAGTATCGTTTCTAATTTAATGGAAACAGAATTAGAATTGTGGTATAAAAATGCACTTGTGAGACTAAAAATCTACCGGATATAGTATATTGACTGTACTAAAATTTTGCGACAAGTTATAACATATCCGAATGTTCATTTGGAACAATATTTGATCTCTGTGATAGGTACCTTGGGACAGGAAAGATTGGCAGGTTTGGCCttattatatactaactgacaaagaaactgcaacacccagaggagctgtttaatttttttttttggtagaacatagatagtatagcaataagtaaattggagaaaaaacgaagggtttacaattttttattataaatttcttaacaatgtgtttgtccaccgcgagtTCCGAACACAGAGTcactcaaattcattaaaactcaaCATTTTCAAGTCCAAAAATACTGGGGGTTACTTTAGCAAACCCTatatctaaaatgaatactttaagagttatcgaggaagaacgttaaatgaggaaaaaccgcaatttataactgtgtggtgTAGtatgtgacttccggaaaaagGTAAAGAAGAacataaaattcgatgtttggataaacaaatttgacatttcaagaattgtaatcaattttattcgtaaataaaaatttaattggtttatggatctctTAACAaccccaacgaaaaattagttataattcatgaaatgtgaaatttagttatcaaaacatcgaattttagtttctttctgtgttctCCGAAAGTCACACACAgatagaaattgcggtttttcctcatttaaaattcttcctcgataactcttaaagtattcatttcagaTATAGGGTTTGCtaaagtaacccccactatttttgtacgtagaatcaatttttatttattttaataaaactagatttcaactgaaataataaaaaatatatgttctaatttgaaaatcttgagttttgatgaatttgagttgtccataTCGCTGAAATTGTCaccaaaaaagctatctaacgaGGCAATAATATACCATGTGCCATGTGAAATATGAAAGTAGTAGTCCgggtagtctgtttccggtataaccggaagttgtagagatctgaatatattttagctaaaaagatcattatctcaaaccccaaaatgcaaattttcagtaagtacaaaattgtgatcagttttctataaactcctaataggccataccggtgaaccaccctgtatatgaacacCAGTATCTCAAGTTTCATGATCCAATCACTGATCAACAGACTCTAATCCTCAAGCATTGACAATAATTGCCAAATATTGTCAAGCTGTCAAAATTATGAGTGCAGAAATATTCTCCAACATTTGCAATGGCCCCTTCAAGCGTTTCCTTCTGCTATCCAAAATAATAGGTCAAGATGTACAGAATCAGAGCGAAATAGCCTTTATGGCATTCCAAGCGGAACAGCGCTACATCGAATACCTGGAGAACTTCAAAAAACCACCGTCAGCAAACGTTCTTCTGAATCCTATAATCCACCAGATCGACAAGATCAAGATGTATGTGTGCAACGATCCAAGCCTTGGGGACCACACCAATGTTGTGGCTCAATCCGTTAAGGCTCTTCTATGGCTACAACAGAAAGATCCTGTGGCATACCTTGAGGAGGTTTTGGCCGACGCTAAAACTTATACCGATATCCTGCTGGTGTTCTTCAAGGACAAAGAGCTACACGTAGAATGGGTAGAGGCTTGGCTGGAAACCCTCAACgatttgaataactttgtaaGAAGAAGATACCCGAAGGGTATCAACTGGAAAGATGGTCACAACACAGCAGACTCGCACCACCTCCAGCATTTGACAGAATCCGAGATACTGAACAACGAAAACCTTTTCAAGGAAATAGATAAGGGACAAAGCATCCAAGAGGCCTTGAGGAAGTTGAATTCTCAAGACGAAGTTGAAGAAACTTCAGAAATAGGACCTTCCAATGCTGTTTTCCTCCAAGAAggaaaaagatggaaaattGAACACCAACGAGGTGCAACCAAACATCTTACAATAAACGAAGCTGAACCAGACAATGTCGTTTACATCTACGATTGTAAGAATATCACGGTTGTGGTGGAACGAAAAGTTAACGTTATAAAATTGGACAGCTGTGAGAAGATCAGTCTAATCTTTCGTTCCCTCATTTCTGGGATAGAAATAATCGGATGTAAAGATTTGAAACTTCACGCTTTCGGGACCTTACCAAGCATAAATTTAGATTCATCTAGCGAGGTTAACATTCACTTGACTAAAAAAGGTTTGGATGCACAGGTGATGACATCACAGTGTTCCAAGATATCCCTGAGTTATCCGATGGACGATGGttattacaaaaccttttatattCCAAACAGGTTGATGACAACTGTAAACACAGATTATAGTCTTAAAACTATGGCCgttcttgatgaataaatttcgaatttgaaGGTTGTGACTTAGTTTCAATGAGTCagaagtatatgtataatactcgtacacaAGGCTCATTCATTTGACAGTTTTATTGTGACATCTGACAATATTTGCTTCGCTTTGCAAGGTTAGGTTAGTTAGATATACGCCTTTTGAAGTAAGAAATTACAGCTAAAATATTTAACCAAACAAtagcgaaaaaaaaaactaaattaattgaaaaccCCAGAAagtatgttaaaaaaaaaggaaatgataATTTGATTATGTATCTgaaaacttgtcatattttaATCAAagctgaattaattttt is drawn from Harmonia axyridis chromosome 7, icHarAxyr1.1, whole genome shotgun sequence and contains these coding sequences:
- the LOC123685384 gene encoding probable ATP-dependent RNA helicase DDX28, which codes for MQPNKIFQRLFRNTSTLHRRHILDKKENHCLISCKNQRLNHYVNTKYSNLEPIPLASKGWNHHKSKGDFFMINPIAEENEYKKPKIPFSQLNIMPELIKTLEKENIMKATSYQAEAIPELFENNHVLLGAETGCGKTICYLLPLLQTIASMKDSNNDALNSPRILVLVPSRELAFQIGEMANILAEPLDLKVKILTGGKIKKNMMNPHFEKIDILVATPGAIGKLSTVGIYKLQNVQHTVLDEADTLTDDSFDERISVLLRRVAQSRLVLVSATLPKYLPDSLKPIESALVEVISPEIHRPLLHVPQKFFRISRSGKVGQMLHIAKSNKEPLLIFTNRNETCNWLAMFLRENGLTCSNINGDMNYYIRIQQWNDFVEGKTRILSATDIGSRGLDTIDIKHVVNYEFPLHAADYLHRIGRVGRIGSPKDCKVTNLICGGQEITLLQEIEVCKVGY
- the LOC123685385 gene encoding probable RNA-binding protein EIF1AD — encoded protein: MSRATKRKHVLREIDDYSPPTENQQIVKIVESKGNNLHEVETADKTRFLVSMPTKFRKNIWIKRGDFIIIEPIQEGVKVKGEIVRILTSEHIKYYKQDNIWPNFDNNKRQLEEVVDDDLPMNTNRVPAMVEMYSDSDDSDSDNAIDSDSDENEK
- the LOC123685386 gene encoding adenylyl cyclase-associated protein 2-like — protein: MSAEIFSNICNGPFKRFLLLSKIIGQDVQNQSEIAFMAFQAEQRYIEYLENFKKPPSANVLLNPIIHQIDKIKMYVCNDPSLGDHTNVVAQSVKALLWLQQKDPVAYLEEVLADAKTYTDILLVFFKDKELHVEWVEAWLETLNDLNNFVRRRYPKGINWKDGHNTADSHHLQHLTESEILNNENLFKEIDKGQSIQEALRKLNSQDEVEETSEIGPSNAVFLQEGKRWKIEHQRGATKHLTINEAEPDNVVYIYDCKNITVVVERKVNVIKLDSCEKISLIFRSLISGIEIIGCKDLKLHAFGTLPSINLDSSSEVNIHLTKKGLDAQVMTSQCSKISLSYPMDDGYYKTFYIPNRLMTTVNTDYSLKTMAVLDE